TTTCGTTTGTTATTACTTCAGATATATTAATGAAGGCACTGTTTTTAAATGATCCACTTTTATTGATGACCCCACCCTCATTGGATTCTATAAATAAAAGTTTTACAGCTCTACTCATAATTTCACATTAAAATACATATAAATAAAGTTATCCTTTCAAGTAAGTGAATTGCCGGCAAATCTCTTATTTATGGAAAACGTAAAGTTTGCGCCTTCCCCCTCTTTTGAATCCACTTTTATGTTACCTCCATAAAATTCAACAATTTTTTTACAAATTGCAAGACCCAAACCTGAACCTGAATATTCATCTGAACCATGTAATCGTTGAAATAAATCAAATATTTTTTCATGAAACTCAGGATCTATACCTATTCCATTGTCTCTTACAGAAAATAACCATTCATCTTTTGATTCTGAAACTGTAATTTTAATTTCAGGTGTTCGATTGTTAGCGGAATAATTTATTGCATTCCCAATCAAATTTTTAAACAATTGATATATAGATGTTTTTGAGGCGCTAATCACCGGTAAGGTATCTTTTGTAATTTTAATATTCTTTGCTTCTATAGAGTCCGCATAAATCTTTAAAACATTTTCGACTATTTCATTCAAATCTACTTTTTGTGGTTCTTCAGCAATTCGGCCTGTTCTGGAGTATTCCAATAAATCTAAAATCAGCTTACGCATATTTTTGGCTCCGCTTACGGCAAAATGTATATACCGACGGCCTTTTTCATCTAATTTATCGTTATACTTATCTTCGATTTTAGTTAAAAAACTGGTAACCATTCTTAATGGCTCCTGCAAATCATGAGAGGCAACATAGACGAATTGCTCCAGTTCTTTATTGGCATTTTCCAGTTCAAGAGCTTGTTCGTTTAAAGACTTGTTCAGGTTTATCAATTGCCTGCTTTTCTGTAATAAAGCATCCTCAGCTGTTTTTCTCGCTGTGATATCAATTCCGGCACATTGCATTTCAATGGGGTTGTTTTTTGAATCTGTAAAGCAAACAAAGTCCCAAAGTGTTGTTTTGACACCACCATCTTTTGCAGGTTTATCAATATCTACCTGAAATACTTTATTAGGTGTTTCAAAACACTTTTGAACAGTTTCTGCTACTCTTTCATGATGGTATGGCAAAATAGATTCCATGCAATTTATACCTAGCAAATTTTCATTATTATGTACCCATCCAAAATCTTCTTTAAACTTATCGTTGTAAAAGGTATAATTACCTTCTAAATCCGTTCTGAGTATATAATTTGTCTGAGAATCTATCACTCCTCTAAAGCGGGATTCACTTTTTCTCAATTCTTCTTCAGCCTTTTTTTGGTTAGTAATGTCCAAAACAGTTGAAATCATAAGGTTTTGCTCATAAAGAGGTATGTTTTTAGCCGTAATAATTTTCTTCTTTCCTTCCTTAGTTGTAATAGTTACACCTTCCCAGTTCATTCGCTCCAGATCCCTGCTCTTAATATCATCTAAAATTCTTTTTTTAATTTTATTCCTTTCTGCTTTATCGGGGTACACTTTTTCAAAAAAAGTATTTACATCTGACAGTTCCTCTTCCGGCCAACCATATATTTTACAGAAGTTTTTATTCATGAAAGTAGCTTTGCCGTCTTTTATATTGTTTACAGAGATACCAATAGGCAAGTTATGAATTGTAGTTTCTATAAATTTATTTCTTTCCGTTAGTGCTAATTCAGCTTTTTTCTTCTCCGTACCGTCTCTGGCAACACAGTACATTAATTTATCTTTTTTATGCCATTTTGCAGACCATATCATGGGTATCCGCTTACCATCTTTTCTTATATAAATGTTTTCAAAATTAGTGACATCATTGCCGGCCGTAACCTTTTCAGCTACAATTTTTGTTTTATCAATATCAGCCTGATCTATAAAATCCATATAATTTTTTCCGATTAATTCTTCAGGCTCATAACCCCATATAGCTAAAGTGGCAGCACTTACAGAGACAAATATACCGTCCCCATCAATGGTGCAAATCACATCGAGTGACTGATCCATTATATTCTTTAATTGACTATTCGTTTTTTCTACCTGATTAAGTGTAATTTTTTGATTCAGTTGCAAAATCAGGTTTTTAATGATTGCCTCAGTCATTAATTCTTCTTCTTCTTCTATAAATGAAGCATTTTGTTTTTTGCCTTTAGTTTGAGAAATTGATACCACTAATTCAACCCCATTAATGGTTTTTCCCTCTTTTGTAAGATTACTCTTTGCATGTTTAAAATTCTCTGATTTAAAATGTTCATTCCCATATTGAATAAACACCTCAGTCATCGCAGGGTTTTGAAAGCCTTCCGGCAAAATTTTTAACGCTTTTTCTAAAAGCTTTTTCTCTGATAATTTAGAGCTGTTTAATTGTGATATTTTATACAAGCAAGCTTGTTCCTTAACCCGCTCGTTAAGCTTGATAACTAAGTCTTTATTTTCTTTTTCAATCTTTTTTTGATTGGTAATATCAATCATCACTCCCCTGATAATAGTGGGTGTCCCATTTTCACTAACAACACTGACAATATCCTCCAACCAAACTACCTTTCCGGCTTTACTTATCATTCGGTATTCAAACTTATGGTCTAAGCCTTTTTTTACCTGAGCCATACAATATTCCAAAGCATAGGACTTATCTTCGGGGTGTATATGGTCCAGCCAAAAGGTTTTACTACTATACCATTCTTCCTGAGTATAACCTAAAATATCTTTTAACTGTGGACTTACATAACTAAAGGTGAAATCATCTGCTTTAGCTTCCCAGAAAATGCCATTTACCGAATTAATAATCGATTCAGTTTTAATTTTTGACTGCATTAAATCAAACTCCTGAGAATAAAAATGAGTAAGATCATTTATAGATACTACCGCTCCTATAATATTACCTGCATTGTTTTTTGCCGGAGTATACTTTAAATACAAATACCTTTCAGAGCCATCGGGAGATTTAACGGTTATATTCTCTTCTACTGGCCGGCCGGAAAATACTTTTTCAAATATTTTTTTTAAATCCGTTAACCTTTCCTTTGGCGTTAAATCTAATATTGAATCGCCTCTTTTTACCTGCCCGGAAAATAAGAGTTTAAATTGTTCTGAATCTCTTTTGTTTGTTGATACTACATTGAGGTTTTTGTTAATCAAAAACAAACTCTCTAAGCCACTTTCAAACATAAAGTTTGCCTCTGCCGTCGATTTAAATCCCCTTTCAGATA
This Chitinophagaceae bacterium DNA region includes the following protein-coding sequences:
- a CDS encoding PAS domain S-box protein, whose translation is MHNNSNKIFHSLPYPAILLKKQKEKFVVIDINKSFADTFSLELKDVYNKDFIEVVVNTACFGKDFDASDVFTELNESFKSNQSITSDIREYSIVRDQAANRDIYYINSVTIPLIETDEKREYLMHSLPDLSERGFKSTAEANFMFESGLESLFLINKNLNVVSTNKRDSEQFKLLFSGQVKRGDSILDLTPKERLTDLKKIFEKVFSGRPVEENITVKSPDGSERYLYLKYTPAKNNAGNIIGAVVSINDLTHFYSQEFDLMQSKIKTESIINSVNGIFWEAKADDFTFSYVSPQLKDILGYTQEEWYSSKTFWLDHIHPEDKSYALEYCMAQVKKGLDHKFEYRMISKAGKVVWLEDIVSVVSENGTPTIIRGVMIDITNQKKIEKENKDLVIKLNERVKEQACLYKISQLNSSKLSEKKLLEKALKILPEGFQNPAMTEVFIQYGNEHFKSENFKHAKSNLTKEGKTINGVELVVSISQTKGKKQNASFIEEEEELMTEAIIKNLILQLNQKITLNQVEKTNSQLKNIMDQSLDVICTIDGDGIFVSVSAATLAIWGYEPEELIGKNYMDFIDQADIDKTKIVAEKVTAGNDVTNFENIYIRKDGKRIPMIWSAKWHKKDKLMYCVARDGTEKKKAELALTERNKFIETTIHNLPIGISVNNIKDGKATFMNKNFCKIYGWPEEELSDVNTFFEKVYPDKAERNKIKKRILDDIKSRDLERMNWEGVTITTKEGKKKIITAKNIPLYEQNLMISTVLDITNQKKAEEELRKSESRFRGVIDSQTNYILRTDLEGNYTFYNDKFKEDFGWVHNNENLLGINCMESILPYHHERVAETVQKCFETPNKVFQVDIDKPAKDGGVKTTLWDFVCFTDSKNNPIEMQCAGIDITARKTAEDALLQKSRQLINLNKSLNEQALELENANKELEQFVYVASHDLQEPLRMVTSFLTKIEDKYNDKLDEKGRRYIHFAVSGAKNMRKLILDLLEYSRTGRIAEEPQKVDLNEIVENVLKIYADSIEAKNIKITKDTLPVISASKTSIYQLFKNLIGNAINYSANNRTPEIKITVSESKDEWLFSVRDNGIGIDPEFHEKIFDLFQRLHGSDEYSGSGLGLAICKKIVEFYGGNIKVDSKEGEGANFTFSINKRFAGNSLT